In Candidatus Kaistella beijingensis, a genomic segment contains:
- the rpiB gene encoding ribose 5-phosphate isomerase B, with product MKKIAIACDHAGFEYKEYLKKQLSEKYEITDYGTNSPDSVDYPDFVHPAATSVENGENEMGILICGSGQGVQLSANKHQKIRCALVWMPELAELSRQHNNCNMVAIPARFIAKELALEIVEKFLETAFEGGRHEKRVEKISFC from the coding sequence ATGAAAAAAATAGCCATTGCTTGCGACCATGCGGGATTCGAGTACAAAGAATATCTTAAAAAGCAGCTTTCTGAAAAATACGAAATCACCGATTACGGAACCAATTCTCCCGATTCTGTTGATTATCCCGATTTCGTACATCCTGCCGCAACTTCCGTAGAAAACGGAGAAAACGAAATGGGAATCCTTATTTGCGGAAGCGGACAAGGCGTTCAATTATCCGCCAACAAACATCAGAAAATCCGTTGCGCTCTTGTTTGGATGCCTGAATTGGCAGAACTTTCAAGACAGCACAATAATTGCAATATGGTAGCAATTCCTGCAAGATTCATCGCCAAAGAACTCGCCCTGGAAATTGTAGAAAAATTTTTAGAAACCGCTTTCGAAGGCGGAAGACACGAAAAAAGGGTGGAGAAAATTTCTTTTTGCTAG
- a CDS encoding class I SAM-dependent methyltransferase, producing MRIKDHFLTQEDFEIIETETKGIFRTVPLPANLDKYYESQDYISHHQDSGSLKEKLYKFLQVFNLSYKKNILKDLIGTEKKVLDYGCGAGEFVKYIEKDFHTFGFEPNESARNAALKKVSKTKIVVDTSEIENNSLDAITLWHVFEHIDNQEDILNIFYNKLKTNGLLIIAVPNHTSDDAKRYNEFWAAYDVPRHVYHFSKAGMEKLMNNEKWQLKKIKPLLLDSFYISMLSEKYKKSTLFWLKGMIYGLISNIKALKNDEFSSLIYIIEKK from the coding sequence ATGAGAATAAAAGACCACTTTCTTACCCAGGAAGATTTCGAAATTATAGAAACTGAAACGAAGGGAATTTTCAGAACGGTTCCACTTCCTGCAAATCTTGACAAATATTACGAGAGTCAAGATTATATTTCGCATCATCAAGATTCGGGTTCTTTGAAAGAAAAACTTTACAAATTTTTACAAGTCTTTAATTTAAGCTATAAAAAAAATATTCTAAAAGATCTCATTGGAACCGAAAAAAAGGTTCTTGATTACGGATGCGGCGCAGGGGAATTTGTAAAATATATTGAAAAAGATTTTCACACTTTCGGATTTGAGCCAAACGAATCAGCAAGAAATGCCGCTTTAAAAAAAGTTTCAAAAACCAAAATTGTTGTAGATACTTCTGAAATAGAGAACAACAGTTTAGATGCGATTACTTTATGGCATGTCTTTGAACATATTGATAATCAAGAAGATATCTTAAATATTTTTTATAATAAATTGAAAACCAACGGTTTATTGATTATTGCTGTTCCCAATCACACTTCAGATGATGCAAAACGCTATAACGAATTTTGGGCAGCATACGATGTTCCACGTCATGTTTATCATTTTTCAAAAGCGGGTATGGAAAAATTAATGAACAATGAAAAATGGCAACTCAAAAAAATCAAACCACTCCTACTCGATTCGTTCTATATTTCTATGTTGAGCGAAAAGTATAAAAAATCAACCCTATTTTGGCTTAAAGGAATGATTTACGGACTAATTTCAAACATAAAGGCCTTAAAAAACGACGAATTTTCTAGTTTGATATACATTATCGAAAAAAAATAG
- a CDS encoding phosphoglycerate kinase produces MKTIKDFDFKDKKALVRVDFNVPQSADLKVTDNTRIQAVKPTVDKILNDGGSVILMTHLGRPKGKVSEEFSLKNIVPEIEKVLGSEVKFCPDCMGEDALNMTGNLKPGEILLLENLRFYNEEEAGDKDFAEKLSKYADAYVNDAFGTAHREHASTAVIAQFFPSTKFFGLLMAKELEAIDKVLKSGEKPVTAILGGSKVSTKITIIENILPAIDNLIIGGGMAFTFIKALGGQIGNSLLEEDKQNLALEILEKAKAQNVKVYLPVDTIIADEFNNDADRREADIYDIPEGWMGMDAGPKSRDLFNDVILNSRTILWNGPIGVFEMPNFSAGTVALGDSIAEATKLGAFSLVGGGDSVAFVKQFGYDDKVSYVSTGGGAMLESLEGMELPGVAAINN; encoded by the coding sequence ATGAAAACTATTAAGGATTTTGACTTTAAAGATAAAAAGGCTTTAGTTCGTGTGGACTTCAATGTGCCGCAAAGTGCAGACTTGAAAGTGACCGACAATACTCGAATTCAGGCAGTGAAACCTACCGTTGATAAGATTTTGAATGATGGAGGTTCTGTGATTTTAATGACGCATTTGGGAAGACCAAAAGGGAAGGTGTCGGAAGAATTTTCTCTGAAGAATATTGTTCCTGAAATTGAAAAAGTTCTGGGTAGCGAAGTGAAATTCTGCCCTGATTGCATGGGAGAAGATGCCTTGAACATGACGGGAAATCTAAAACCCGGAGAAATTCTTCTGTTGGAAAATTTAAGATTTTATAATGAAGAAGAAGCAGGCGATAAAGATTTTGCAGAAAAACTTTCAAAATATGCGGATGCTTATGTGAACGACGCATTTGGAACAGCGCATAGAGAACATGCTTCAACAGCTGTTATTGCACAATTTTTTCCATCAACTAAGTTTTTCGGTTTATTGATGGCGAAAGAATTGGAAGCAATTGACAAAGTCTTGAAAAGTGGTGAAAAACCTGTCACTGCGATTCTTGGAGGTTCTAAAGTTTCTACAAAGATTACCATTATTGAAAATATTCTACCTGCGATTGATAATTTGATTATCGGTGGAGGAATGGCGTTTACCTTTATTAAAGCTTTAGGCGGACAAATTGGGAATTCGCTTTTGGAAGAAGATAAACAAAATCTTGCTTTGGAAATTTTGGAGAAAGCTAAAGCTCAAAATGTAAAAGTTTATTTGCCTGTAGATACTATCATTGCAGATGAATTCAACAATGATGCAGATAGGAGAGAGGCGGATATTTATGATATTCCTGAAGGTTGGATGGGAATGGATGCAGGTCCAAAATCAAGAGATTTGTTCAATGATGTGATTTTGAATTCGCGAACCATTTTGTGGAACGGGCCAATTGGTGTTTTTGAAATGCCGAATTTCTCTGCAGGAACTGTTGCTTTAGGTGACAGTATTGCCGAAGCTACCAAATTAGGAGCATTTTCTCTTGTTGGGGGAGGTGATTCTGTTGCGTTCGTGAAGCAGTTTGGTTATGATGATAAGGTAAGTTATGTTTCTACAGGGGGTGGCGCAATGCTTGAAAGCCTCGAAGGAATGGAACTTCCGGGAGTTGCGGCCATAAATAATTAA
- a CDS encoding LysE family translocator: MFELIFSAVGLGIMLSLVFIGPIFFLLIETSFSRGPKHALALDLGVVLADVLCISASYFASGDLVDIIDKHPGFYRITAFIVFIYALYMIVSRTKMHLRGEEKIINQNYVKTFLNGFLFNILNIGVVLFWLVTVISVRNAYPETEDFLFYMALVVGTYLVIDFLKIMLAKQFHDKLNQRVANLIRRSVGVILVFFSIFIFLQSFKKFNQFDKKLEEAEKTEQKQMKK, from the coding sequence ATGTTTGAACTCATATTTTCTGCAGTCGGTTTAGGAATTATGTTGAGCCTTGTTTTCATAGGTCCGATTTTTTTCCTGCTGATTGAAACCAGTTTTTCTCGTGGGCCGAAACATGCACTTGCTCTTGATTTAGGCGTGGTTTTAGCGGATGTTTTGTGTATTTCCGCATCCTACTTTGCTAGTGGTGATTTGGTTGATATTATAGATAAACATCCCGGTTTTTACAGGATTACTGCTTTCATCGTATTTATTTATGCGCTTTATATGATTGTTTCCCGTACAAAAATGCACCTTCGCGGCGAAGAGAAAATCATCAATCAAAATTACGTAAAGACTTTCCTGAACGGTTTCCTGTTTAATATCCTTAATATTGGAGTTGTACTTTTTTGGTTGGTGACCGTGATTTCGGTACGAAACGCATATCCTGAAACAGAAGATTTTCTATTTTATATGGCATTGGTTGTAGGAACCTATTTAGTCATTGATTTCTTAAAAATTATGCTTGCAAAGCAGTTTCACGATAAACTGAATCAGCGCGTTGCCAATTTAATCCGCAGAAGTGTGGGAGTAATTTTGGTGTTTTTCAGTATTTTTATTTTCCTGCAGAGTTTTAAAAAATTCAATCAGTTCGATAAAAAATTGGAAGAAGCAGAGAAAACCGAACAAAAACAGATGAAGAAATGA
- a CDS encoding patatin-like phospholipase family protein: MKKFLLFILMIFANFYHSQVREGFTIPKNPKIGLALSGGGAKGFAHIGVLKVLDSLGVKVDYISGTSMGSIVGGLYASGYTGKEIEKIVMDTDFYTIIANEKTRQETTFFNKSVDKYLLTIPITNGKVNVLPKAISTGQKNIYLLKELFKSVSNIDDFSKLPIPFMCIATNLESGKMEVFEKGDLVSSIMASSAFPGLMDPVKIGDSIYIDGAMTVNYPSKPLKDKGIDVVIGVDLSQPLASRKDLQSAIAILNQVIDFGIQKETKNQYKYTDINIHPDLKGMSATSYDAKKIILDSGYVAAQKLVETLSLLPKKQQNMLRAPLSSIYSNVYKIDSLAVENNHIFRKNYILGKMNLKLPSMQTYGTLNKMIDKLYATNNYKLINYDVITEDNKNYLKLFVTEDDTRFFLKFGLHYDEIFKTGMLLNATAKRLLFRNSIISLDVVIGDKPRYYFNYFIDNGYIPGFGVYASGMTLDLKNVDSNIYQRWNWFRNDVFIQSVWRDKFAIGGGLSHDYFESKTVGSAVFSDGRNFLNPYVFIRSDTQDDKGFPTRGFTLNAESKLLDLLVNDEKGSTIQTKITTQINFPFTDWFTYRLGLFGGFTVGEVLNDYYLFRIGGIFDQNLGNFTRFSGYEFGQLGAKNMLTNINTFQFKVYKNYFLNADFSIANLFNDLKVDDLIHISESSAGLTAGYKSPFGQVKLNYSRSFTNKNNIFSVILGHWF, from the coding sequence ATGAAAAAATTTCTGTTGTTCATTCTCATGATTTTCGCCAACTTTTACCATTCGCAGGTAAGAGAAGGATTTACGATTCCCAAAAATCCAAAAATCGGTTTGGCACTTTCGGGAGGTGGAGCAAAAGGTTTCGCACACATCGGAGTTTTAAAAGTGCTTGATTCTCTAGGAGTTAAGGTTGACTATATTTCCGGAACAAGTATGGGTTCCATTGTTGGCGGACTTTACGCTTCGGGTTATACTGGGAAAGAAATTGAGAAGATCGTAATGGATACCGATTTCTATACGATTATCGCAAACGAAAAAACAAGGCAGGAAACTACTTTTTTCAACAAATCAGTCGATAAATATCTCTTGACAATTCCTATAACAAACGGAAAGGTGAATGTTTTACCAAAAGCAATTTCCACAGGTCAAAAAAATATTTACCTATTGAAAGAGCTCTTTAAAAGTGTCTCCAATATTGATGATTTTTCAAAACTGCCAATTCCTTTCATGTGTATTGCAACCAACCTCGAAAGTGGAAAAATGGAGGTTTTTGAAAAGGGAGATTTGGTGAGTTCCATTATGGCGAGTTCCGCTTTTCCAGGATTGATGGATCCCGTGAAGATTGGAGATTCCATTTATATTGACGGAGCAATGACAGTGAATTATCCTTCCAAACCATTAAAAGACAAAGGAATAGATGTGGTAATTGGCGTAGATTTAAGTCAACCTTTAGCGAGCAGAAAAGATTTACAATCTGCAATTGCGATTCTCAATCAGGTCATTGATTTTGGGATTCAAAAGGAAACAAAAAACCAATACAAATACACCGATATCAACATTCATCCCGATTTGAAGGGAATGAGCGCGACAAGTTACGATGCAAAAAAAATTATTCTTGATTCTGGTTATGTGGCAGCTCAGAAACTTGTGGAAACCCTTTCTTTACTCCCAAAAAAGCAGCAAAATATGCTTCGCGCACCTTTAAGTTCCATTTATTCAAATGTTTACAAAATTGACAGTCTTGCGGTAGAAAATAACCACATTTTTAGAAAGAATTACATTTTGGGTAAGATGAATCTTAAGCTTCCATCGATGCAAACCTATGGAACCCTCAATAAGATGATTGATAAACTTTATGCAACCAATAATTACAAACTCATTAACTACGATGTGATCACTGAAGATAACAAAAACTATCTCAAACTATTTGTTACTGAAGACGATACGCGATTCTTTCTGAAGTTTGGTTTGCATTATGATGAAATTTTCAAAACGGGCATGCTTCTAAACGCAACGGCTAAAAGGCTTTTATTCAGGAATTCTATTATTTCATTGGATGTAGTTATAGGTGATAAACCTAGATACTATTTTAATTATTTTATCGATAATGGATATATTCCAGGATTCGGCGTATATGCTTCGGGAATGACACTTGATCTGAAGAATGTAGACTCCAATATTTATCAAAGGTGGAATTGGTTCAGAAATGACGTTTTTATACAATCTGTTTGGCGAGACAAGTTTGCAATTGGAGGAGGATTAAGTCATGATTATTTTGAATCGAAAACTGTAGGAAGTGCCGTTTTTTCGGATGGTAGAAACTTTTTGAATCCCTATGTTTTTATCAGGAGCGACACGCAAGACGACAAAGGATTTCCAACAAGAGGATTTACATTGAATGCCGAAAGTAAACTTCTTGATTTGCTTGTAAATGACGAAAAGGGAAGCACAATACAGACAAAAATCACTACACAAATCAACTTCCCTTTCACGGATTGGTTTACTTATAGATTAGGTCTTTTTGGTGGATTCACAGTAGGTGAAGTGTTAAACGATTACTATTTATTTAGAATTGGCGGAATTTTTGATCAAAATCTAGGAAATTTTACGCGGTTTTCGGGATATGAATTCGGCCAGTTGGGAGCAAAAAATATGTTGACCAATATCAACACATTTCAGTTCAAGGTTTATAAAAATTACTTTTTAAACGCAGACTTTAGCATTGCTAATCTATTCAACGATTTAAAAGTGGATGATTTGATTCATATCTCCGAATCTTCAGCAGGTTTAACAGCTGGATATAAATCCCCATTCGGTCAGGTTAAACTCAATTACAGCAGGTCCTTCACCAACAAGAATAATATATTCAGCGTCATTCTCGGTCATTGGTTTTAA
- the mnmG gene encoding tRNA uridine-5-carboxymethylaminomethyl(34) synthesis enzyme MnmG has product MINEIYDVIVVGAGHAGCEAAAAAANLGSKTLLVTMNMQTIGQMSCNPAMGGIAKGQIVREIDAMGGYSGIVADKSAIQFKMLNLSKGPAMWSPRTQNDRMMFAEEWRIALENTPNLDFFQDMVKSLIIENNKVAGVVTSLGIQIKAKSVVLTNGTFLNGLIHVGDKQLGGGRMGEPRAFGITEQLVSLGFEAGRMKTGTPPRVDGRSLDYSKMEEQKGDENPGKFSYLDSPKLQKQLSCHIVYTNETVHEVLREGFDRSPMFNGTIQSLGPRYCPSIEDKINRFAERNRHQLFVEPEGWRTVEIYVNGFSSSLPEEVQVKAMKHIPGFENVKVFRPGYAIEYDYFPPTQLNHTLETKLIENLYFAGQINGTTGYEEAAGQGLIAGINAHNKVHGKEEFILNRDEAYIGVLIDDLITKGTEEPYRMFTSRAEYRLLLRQDNADIRLTEKAYNLGLAKEERLRKVEEKIAKSNELEAFLRDTSLKPGVINPVLESIESSPVDQAYRAAQILTRPNMTLEKLEEIDFIKVGTENYSDEVKEQAEINVKYRGYIEKEKENVSKLLRLETIQIPEDFDYNTLKSLSAEAKQKFMKIRPKTIAQAGRISGVSPADINVLLIYLK; this is encoded by the coding sequence ATGATTAACGAAATATACGACGTCATCGTTGTTGGAGCAGGACACGCCGGTTGCGAAGCAGCAGCTGCAGCAGCAAATTTAGGTTCAAAAACTTTGCTTGTCACCATGAATATGCAAACCATTGGACAAATGAGCTGCAATCCTGCAATGGGCGGAATCGCAAAAGGACAAATTGTTCGAGAAATCGATGCAATGGGAGGTTATTCAGGAATTGTTGCGGACAAATCTGCAATCCAGTTCAAAATGTTGAACCTTTCCAAAGGACCTGCGATGTGGTCTCCAAGAACGCAAAATGACAGAATGATGTTCGCAGAAGAATGGAGAATTGCTCTTGAAAATACACCAAATCTGGATTTTTTCCAAGATATGGTGAAAAGTTTAATCATTGAAAATAATAAAGTTGCAGGAGTTGTTACCTCTTTGGGAATACAAATCAAAGCAAAATCTGTAGTTCTTACCAACGGAACATTTCTAAACGGCTTAATTCACGTTGGAGACAAACAATTAGGTGGTGGAAGAATGGGTGAACCCAGAGCTTTTGGAATTACCGAACAATTGGTTTCATTAGGTTTTGAAGCAGGAAGAATGAAAACCGGGACTCCACCAAGAGTCGACGGAAGAAGCCTGGATTACTCCAAAATGGAAGAACAGAAAGGCGACGAAAATCCTGGTAAATTTTCATATTTAGATTCTCCGAAACTTCAAAAACAATTAAGTTGTCACATTGTTTACACCAACGAGACAGTCCATGAAGTTTTACGTGAAGGATTCGATAGAAGTCCGATGTTTAATGGAACCATTCAAAGTTTAGGTCCAAGATATTGTCCAAGTATTGAAGATAAAATTAACCGTTTTGCTGAGAGAAACCGCCATCAATTGTTCGTAGAACCTGAAGGTTGGAGAACGGTAGAAATTTACGTCAACGGATTCAGCTCATCTCTCCCGGAGGAAGTTCAAGTTAAAGCGATGAAACATATTCCAGGCTTTGAAAATGTTAAAGTTTTTCGACCAGGTTATGCCATTGAATATGACTACTTCCCTCCTACTCAATTGAATCACACTTTAGAAACCAAATTGATTGAAAACCTCTATTTTGCAGGACAAATCAATGGAACTACAGGGTACGAAGAAGCTGCAGGACAAGGTTTAATTGCAGGAATTAATGCCCATAATAAAGTTCACGGAAAAGAAGAATTCATCCTTAATCGTGATGAAGCATATATCGGAGTTTTAATTGATGATTTAATTACCAAAGGAACGGAAGAACCTTACAGAATGTTTACTTCCCGTGCTGAATATCGCTTACTTTTACGGCAAGATAATGCAGATATTCGTTTGACTGAAAAAGCGTACAATCTAGGTTTAGCCAAAGAAGAACGTTTAAGAAAAGTGGAAGAAAAAATTGCAAAAAGTAACGAACTGGAAGCTTTCTTGAGAGATACTTCCTTAAAACCAGGAGTCATCAATCCAGTCCTTGAAAGTATTGAATCCTCTCCTGTTGACCAAGCTTATCGTGCAGCTCAGATATTAACTAGACCAAACATGACTTTAGAGAAATTGGAAGAAATTGATTTCATCAAAGTAGGAACAGAAAACTATTCTGACGAAGTAAAAGAACAGGCAGAAATCAACGTAAAATATCGTGGCTATATCGAAAAAGAAAAAGAAAACGTTTCCAAGCTACTCCGTTTAGAAACCATTCAAATCCCTGAAGATTTTGATTATAATACATTGAAATCATTATCAGCAGAAGCAAAACAGAAGTTCATGAAAATTCGTCCTAAAACCATCGCACAGGCAGGAAGAATCAGTGGAGTTTCTCCTGCGGATATTAATGTTTTATTAATTTATTTAAAGTAA
- the ybeY gene encoding rRNA maturation RNase YbeY yields MIQFFFENIDEIPISTATISWLEDVIKTENKKLGEINYIFCDDEYLLKVNQDFLDHDYYTDIITFDYVKGKTISGDIFVSLPRISDNAKTLVRDFNSEFHRVLAHGILHLMGYKDKTEEEITVMRQKEDFYLNVFANDM; encoded by the coding sequence ATGATACAGTTCTTTTTCGAAAATATTGATGAAATCCCTATTTCTACAGCAACCATTTCGTGGTTAGAAGACGTCATCAAAACAGAAAACAAAAAACTAGGAGAAATCAATTACATTTTTTGCGATGATGAATATCTCTTAAAAGTAAATCAAGATTTCTTAGACCACGATTATTACACCGACATCATCACTTTTGATTATGTTAAAGGAAAAACTATTTCGGGAGATATTTTCGTATCTTTGCCGCGCATTTCTGATAATGCCAAAACTTTGGTAAGAGACTTTAATTCAGAGTTTCACAGGGTTTTAGCACACGGAATTCTTCACTTAATGGGTTACAAAGACAAGACGGAAGAAGAAATTACAGTAATGCGACAAAAAGAAGATTTTTATTTGAATGTCTTTGCGAACGATATGTAA
- the rnr gene encoding ribonuclease R: MPRKSKFISHKNNHKLQEIGRLILRFMNEKSSKIYNYKQIADGIDYKNPRQREQVIQALHKLIADDRIKEVEKGKYIVNLKIEGTLTGVIDFNQTGNAYVKVEGLDEDIFVHSKNVKHALQGDTVLIVTYHFKGKKLEGSVLEVLERSREEFVGTFQLIKHKDFGFVVIDKKSINTDIFIPKGKMLDANDGDKVLVKMLRWDSNSKNPEGEIIKVLGAPGEHETEIHSILAEYGLPYSFPEEVEKEANEIDRQIHDSEVAKRRDMRNILTFTIDPKDAKDFDDALSIRKLQNGNWEIGVHIADVSHYVTPGTSLDDEAYDRATSVYLVDRVVPMLPEVLSNDVCSLRPNEDKFTFSAVFELDDNANVLNQWFGRTVTHSDRRFTYEEAQERIETKQGDLAEEILTLDRLAKILRKDRINKGAITFDRSEVRFNLDENNEPIGVYFKISKDSNHLIEEFMLLANRKVSEFISLNGKGERTNLTFIYRVHDDPDPVKLEALREFVGTFGYQMNLANTKKVAESLNKLLKDVKGKGEENMIETLAMRSMSKAVYSTEPIGHYGLGFEFYTHFTSPIRRYPDLIAHRLLQHYLDGGKSVSQQEYEEKCKHCSNMERLAADAERDSIKFMQVKFMEKHVGEVFTGVISGVAEFGFWVQIPENGAEGLIKLRDLMDDSYMFDAKNHLVYGTRTGNQYQLGDKVKIKVMKANLIQKQLDFKIVE; this comes from the coding sequence ATGCCAAGAAAATCAAAATTCATATCTCATAAAAACAATCACAAACTCCAAGAAATTGGGCGTTTGATTTTGCGTTTTATGAACGAGAAATCCTCTAAAATCTATAACTACAAACAGATTGCAGACGGAATCGACTATAAAAATCCGCGTCAAAGAGAACAGGTGATTCAAGCGCTTCACAAACTTATTGCAGACGATAGAATTAAGGAGGTAGAAAAAGGAAAATATATTGTAAACCTCAAGATTGAAGGTACTTTAACCGGTGTCATCGATTTTAACCAAACAGGAAACGCTTATGTAAAAGTGGAGGGATTGGATGAAGACATTTTCGTTCATTCCAAAAACGTGAAACATGCCTTACAGGGCGATACCGTTCTCATTGTGACCTATCATTTCAAGGGAAAAAAATTAGAAGGTTCTGTTCTAGAAGTTTTGGAGAGAAGCCGCGAAGAATTTGTGGGAACTTTTCAACTCATTAAGCACAAGGATTTTGGTTTTGTAGTAATTGATAAAAAGTCGATCAACACGGATATTTTCATTCCAAAAGGAAAAATGTTGGACGCAAATGACGGCGACAAAGTCTTGGTAAAAATGTTGCGTTGGGATTCTAATTCTAAAAATCCTGAAGGTGAAATCATCAAAGTTCTTGGAGCTCCCGGTGAACATGAAACCGAAATCCACTCCATTCTTGCAGAATACGGTTTACCTTACAGTTTCCCTGAAGAAGTGGAAAAAGAAGCCAACGAAATCGACCGACAAATCCACGACAGCGAAGTGGCGAAACGCCGCGATATGCGAAATATCCTCACTTTCACGATTGACCCGAAAGATGCAAAGGATTTCGACGACGCACTTTCCATCAGAAAACTTCAAAACGGAAATTGGGAAATCGGAGTTCACATCGCCGATGTTTCCCATTATGTAACGCCCGGAACTTCGCTTGATGACGAAGCTTACGATCGCGCAACTTCCGTTTATTTGGTGGATAGAGTAGTGCCGATGTTGCCCGAAGTTTTGAGCAACGATGTTTGTTCGCTTCGTCCGAATGAAGATAAATTCACGTTTTCAGCGGTTTTTGAATTGGATGATAACGCCAATGTCCTCAATCAATGGTTTGGAAGAACGGTAACTCATTCCGACCGAAGATTTACCTATGAAGAAGCGCAGGAAAGAATTGAAACAAAACAAGGCGATTTAGCTGAAGAAATTTTAACGCTTGATCGACTCGCAAAAATTTTAAGAAAAGACAGAATCAACAAAGGTGCAATTACTTTTGATAGAAGTGAAGTTCGCTTCAATCTTGATGAAAACAATGAACCAATCGGCGTTTACTTTAAAATCAGCAAAGATTCTAATCATTTAATTGAGGAATTCATGCTGTTAGCCAACCGTAAAGTTTCGGAATTTATCTCGTTGAACGGAAAAGGAGAACGAACCAATCTCACTTTTATTTACCGTGTTCACGACGATCCGGATCCAGTAAAATTGGAAGCGTTGAGAGAATTTGTAGGAACTTTCGGCTATCAAATGAACTTGGCGAATACCAAAAAAGTGGCAGAATCTTTAAACAAACTTTTGAAAGATGTTAAAGGAAAAGGTGAGGAAAACATGATTGAAACTTTGGCGATGCGTTCCATGAGTAAAGCGGTTTATTCCACCGAACCAATAGGACATTACGGACTTGGTTTTGAATTTTACACCCATTTTACCTCGCCGATTAGAAGATATCCCGATTTGATTGCACACCGACTTTTACAACATTATTTAGACGGCGGAAAATCAGTTAGCCAACAGGAATACGAGGAAAAATGCAAACACTGCAGCAACATGGAGCGACTTGCAGCCGACGCCGAAAGAGATTCCATCAAATTCATGCAGGTTAAATTTATGGAGAAACATGTGGGAGAAGTATTTACAGGCGTTATTTCCGGAGTTGCAGAGTTTGGATTTTGGGTTCAAATTCCCGAAAACGGAGCAGAAGGACTCATCAAATTACGTGATTTAATGGATGATTCCTATATGTTCGACGCCAAAAATCATTTGGTTTACGGAACAAGAACAGGAAACCAATATCAATTGGGCGACAAAGTGAAAATCAAAGTGATGAAGGCGAATCTCATTCAAAAACAGCTGGATTTTAAGATAGTGGAATAG
- a CDS encoding S66 peptidase family protein, giving the protein MKEIIFPKSLKKGDKIAIISPAGSVEESQLEKGLKLIESKGFEPVLGKNLYTKFSNGYNYAGTEKERISDLNWALNNEEISAIWASRGGYGCQHLLRHLKLSKFRKNPKWYIGYSDNTVIQSYLLKNGFASIHGQTVKTSSFGVTDQSYDLTFDILKGKFPKYKIENNSFNKKGRVQGELVGGNLALIYALLGTNYSFNFKDKILFIEDIGENFYALDRMLMSLDLAGVFRKIKGLIVGGMTNMGDEKDNKNFGESFDEFAYKIISERISKYDFPTIFGFPNGHIHDNRPLLIGGTVKMEVEEKVKVEF; this is encoded by the coding sequence ATGAAGGAAATAATTTTCCCAAAATCATTAAAAAAAGGCGACAAAATTGCCATCATTTCACCTGCAGGTTCTGTGGAAGAATCGCAATTGGAAAAAGGATTGAAACTTATTGAATCCAAAGGATTTGAACCCGTTTTAGGAAAGAATCTTTACACTAAATTTTCCAACGGTTACAATTATGCAGGAACCGAAAAAGAACGTATTTCCGACTTGAATTGGGCTTTAAATAATGAAGAAATTTCTGCAATCTGGGCTTCAAGAGGAGGTTATGGTTGTCAACATTTGTTACGACATTTAAAACTTTCAAAATTCAGAAAAAATCCAAAATGGTATATTGGATATTCCGATAACACGGTAATTCAGAGTTATTTATTGAAGAACGGTTTTGCTTCCATTCACGGACAAACCGTAAAAACTTCAAGTTTTGGAGTAACTGATCAAAGTTACGATTTGACTTTTGATATTTTAAAAGGAAAATTCCCTAAATACAAAATAGAAAACAATTCTTTTAATAAAAAGGGTAGAGTACAAGGTGAATTGGTTGGTGGAAATTTGGCGCTGATTTATGCACTTTTAGGAACAAACTATTCTTTTAATTTTAAAGACAAAATCCTTTTCATAGAAGACATAGGCGAAAATTTTTACGCTTTAGACCGAATGTTGATGTCGCTTGATTTGGCGGGAGTTTTTAGAAAAATCAAAGGTTTGATTGTGGGTGGAATGACGAATATGGGCGATGAAAAAGACAATAAAAACTTCGGAGAAAGTTTCGATGAATTTGCCTATAAAATCATTTCCGAAAGAATTTCAAAGTATGATTTTCCAACGATTTTCGGATTTCCTAACGGACATATTCATGATAACCGTCCTTTATTGATTGGCGGAACTGTGAAGATGGAGGTTGAGGAAAAGGTTAAGGTTGAGTTTTAG